The following are encoded together in the Streptococcus oralis genome:
- a CDS encoding antigen I/II family LPXTG-anchored adhesin has product MKNKKEVYGFRKSKVAKTLCGAVLGTALIAFADKAVFADEVTETTSTSTVEVATTGNPATNLPEAQGEMSQVAKASQAKAGSKDSALPVEVSSADLDKAVADAKSAGVKVVQDETKDKGTATTATENAQKQDEIKSDYAKQAEEVKTTTEAYKKEVAAHQAETDKINAENKAADDKYQKDLKSHQEEVEKINTANATAKAEYEAKLAQYQKDLATVKKANEDSQQDYQNKLSAYQTELARVQKANAEAKEAYDKAVKENTAKNEALKAENEAIKQRNETAKANYEAAMKQYEADLAAIKKAKEDNDADYQAKLAAYKTELARVQKANSDAKVAYEKAVEENTAKNNAIQAENEAIKQRNETAKATYEAKIAQYEKDLAAVKQANAANETDYQTKLAAYQTELARVQKANADAKTAYEKAVEDNKAKNAALQAENEEIKQRNAAAKTDYEAKLAKYEADLAKYKKELAEYPAKLQAYEAEQAKIKAAMALAESKKNEDGNLSRPSAQSLIFKSEPNAELSLTTTGEFVSYTGMEAAVKNTAEFANKLFQLDNFKVTDIQNANYQTNKQESFGTVGKYSEYNSNVTSGKGPTEWSSVLLKRGQSATATYTNLQGTYYQGKKVSKIVYTYTLDPSSKFRNDKAWLGIFKDPTMGVFASAYTGNTEDATSLFVKTEFQFYDEDGQIINFDKALMSVASLNREANSIEMAKDYTGNFIKISGSSVGEKNGQIYATESENFKKGVGGSRFTMYKNSQPDSGWDNADAPNSWYGAGAVEISGPSNSMTIGTISSSEVLGQPAANDPRRAEKLSPKKPNIWFAINGNVRATNLPTITLEKPTPPVEPTAPQAPTYEVEKPLEPAPVVPNYENEPTPPVKTPDQPEPSKPEEPTYETEKPLEPAPVAPNYENEPTPPVKTPDQPEPSKPEEPTYETEKPLEPAPVAPSYENEPTPPVKTPDQPEPSKPEEPNYDPLPTPPVAPTPKQLPTPPAVPTVHFHYNRLFAQPQINKEIKNEDGVDIDRTLVAKQSVVKFELKTEALTAGRPKTTSFVLVDPLPTGYQFDLEATKAASKGFETSYDKASHTVTFKATEETLAAFNADLTKSFETLYPTVVGRVLNDGATYTNNFTLTVNDAYGVKSNIVRVTTPGKPNDPDNPNNNYIKPLKVNKNKQGVNIDGKEVLAGSTNYYELTWDLDQYKGDKSSKEAIQNGFYYVDDYPEEALTLQPELVKIRDLEGNLVSGISVQQFDSLEAAPKKVQELLKKANITVKGAFQLFSADNPAEFYKNYVAAGKSLLITDPMTVKPEFGQTGGKYENKAYQIDFGNGYATEVVVNNVPKITPKKDVTISMDPSSDNIDGQTIPLNQYFNYRLIGGLIPQNHSEDLNDYSFVDDYDQKGDQYTGNYKVLAKVDIRLKDGRVIKAGTDLTAETQVEHDQDKGMITIRFKEEFLQEIQLDSPFQAETYIQMKRIAVGTFENTYVNTVNKVAYASNTVRTTTPEPKKPEEPTTPTPNPKGNPTLPQTGTNDSSYMPYLGLAALVGVLGLGQLKRKEDESN; this is encoded by the coding sequence ATGAAAAATAAAAAAGAAGTCTATGGATTTCGTAAAAGCAAAGTTGCGAAAACGTTGTGTGGTGCTGTTTTAGGAACTGCTTTGATTGCTTTTGCAGACAAAGCAGTATTTGCTGATGAAGTTACAGAGACAACTAGTACAAGTACAGTTGAGGTAGCTACTACAGGGAACCCAGCCACAAATCTACCTGAAGCTCAGGGTGAAATGAGCCAAGTTGCCAAAGCAAGCCAAGCTAAGGCTGGTTCTAAAGACTCAGCTTTGCCAGTAGAAGTATCATCAGCTGATTTGGATAAAGCAGTTGCTGATGCAAAATCTGCAGGAGTTAAGGTAGTTCAAGATGAAACAAAAGACAAAGGAACAGCCACAACTGCTACAGAGAATGCTCAAAAACAAGATGAGATTAAAAGCGACTATGCTAAACAGGCTGAAGAAGTAAAGACAACAACTGAAGCATATAAAAAGGAAGTCGCAGCTCATCAGGCTGAAACAGATAAAATCAATGCTGAAAACAAAGCAGCGGATGACAAGTACCAAAAAGATCTAAAAAGTCATCAAGAAGAAGTTGAAAAAATCAACACTGCTAATGCAACAGCTAAAGCAGAATATGAGGCTAAGCTAGCACAATATCAAAAAGATTTAGCAACTGTCAAAAAAGCAAATGAAGATAGTCAACAGGATTATCAAAATAAACTTTCAGCTTACCAGACAGAATTAGCTCGAGTACAAAAAGCTAATGCTGAAGCTAAAGAGGCTTATGATAAAGCAGTAAAAGAAAACACTGCGAAAAACGAAGCGCTTAAAGCTGAAAATGAAGCGATTAAACAGCGTAATGAAACTGCAAAAGCGAATTATGAAGCAGCGATGAAGCAGTATGAAGCAGACCTTGCAGCTATTAAGAAAGCTAAAGAGGATAATGATGCTGATTATCAAGCTAAATTAGCAGCTTATAAAACAGAATTGGCACGTGTTCAAAAGGCTAATTCTGATGCAAAAGTAGCCTATGAAAAGGCTGTTGAAGAAAACACAGCTAAAAACAATGCTATCCAAGCTGAAAATGAAGCTATTAAACAACGAAATGAAACAGCCAAGGCAACTTATGAGGCTAAAATAGCACAATACGAAAAAGACTTGGCAGCAGTCAAACAAGCGAATGCAGCTAACGAAACAGACTACCAAACTAAGTTAGCGGCTTATCAGACAGAACTAGCTCGCGTTCAAAAGGCAAATGCTGATGCTAAAACAGCTTATGAGAAGGCTGTTGAAGACAATAAGGCAAAAAATGCAGCGCTCCAAGCTGAAAACGAAGAAATCAAGCAGCGGAATGCCGCGGCTAAAACTGACTATGAAGCAAAATTAGCTAAATACGAAGCTGATCTTGCCAAATATAAGAAAGAGTTGGCTGAGTATCCGGCTAAGTTGCAAGCTTATGAAGCTGAGCAGGCCAAAATTAAGGCAGCTATGGCTTTAGCAGAATCAAAGAAGAATGAAGATGGAAACTTGAGTCGCCCAAGTGCTCAAAGTTTGATTTTCAAATCGGAGCCTAATGCTGAACTTTCATTGACTACAACTGGTGAATTTGTTAGCTATACTGGCATGGAAGCAGCTGTGAAGAATACTGCAGAATTTGCCAATAAACTCTTCCAGTTGGATAACTTTAAAGTAACAGACATTCAAAATGCTAACTACCAGACAAACAAACAGGAAAGCTTTGGTACAGTCGGTAAGTATTCTGAGTACAATTCAAATGTAACAAGTGGTAAGGGACCAACTGAATGGTCTTCAGTCCTGCTGAAACGAGGTCAGTCTGCAACAGCAACTTATACGAATCTTCAGGGGACTTACTATCAAGGAAAAAAAGTTTCTAAAATCGTCTATACTTATACTCTTGATCCTAGTTCCAAGTTCCGCAATGATAAGGCTTGGTTGGGAATTTTTAAAGACCCAACGATGGGGGTTTTCGCTTCGGCTTATACTGGTAATACAGAAGATGCTACCTCTCTCTTCGTTAAGACTGAGTTTCAATTCTATGATGAAGATGGTCAAATTATTAATTTTGACAAGGCCTTGATGTCTGTAGCGTCTCTTAACCGCGAAGCAAACTCAATCGAGATGGCTAAAGATTATACTGGGAATTTCATCAAAATTTCGGGTTCTTCAGTTGGTGAAAAGAACGGCCAAATTTATGCGACAGAATCTGAAAACTTCAAAAAAGGAGTTGGTGGTTCCCGCTTCACCATGTATAAGAATAGTCAACCAGATTCTGGTTGGGATAATGCAGATGCACCAAACTCTTGGTATGGTGCGGGAGCAGTGGAAATCTCAGGTCCTTCAAATAGTATGACTATCGGAACAATTTCGTCTTCAGAAGTGTTGGGACAGCCTGCAGCGAATGATCCACGTAGAGCAGAGAAATTATCTCCCAAAAAGCCAAATATTTGGTTTGCGATTAACGGAAATGTTCGAGCAACTAATTTGCCAACCATCACATTAGAAAAACCAACTCCGCCAGTAGAACCAACTGCACCACAAGCTCCTACTTATGAAGTAGAGAAACCACTGGAACCAGCTCCAGTAGTACCAAACTACGAAAATGAGCCAACTCCACCGGTAAAAACTCCAGATCAACCGGAGCCATCAAAACCAGAAGAGCCAACATATGAGACAGAGAAACCATTGGAACCAGCTCCAGTAGCACCAAACTACGAAAATGAGCCAACTCCACCGGTAAAAACTCCAGATCAACCGGAGCCATCAAAACCAGAAGAGCCAACATATGAGACAGAGAAACCATTGGAACCAGCTCCAGTAGCACCAAGCTATGAAAATGAGCCAACACCACCGGTAAAAACTCCAGATCAACCAGAGCCATCAAAACCAGAAGAGCCAAATTATGATCCATTGCCAACTCCGCCGGTAGCACCAACTCCTAAGCAGTTGCCAACACCACCAGCGGTGCCAACAGTTCACTTCCATTACAATCGTCTTTTTGCACAACCTCAGATTAATAAAGAAATTAAAAATGAGGATGGAGTAGATATCGACCGTACTCTCGTTGCTAAGCAGTCTGTAGTGAAGTTTGAGCTGAAAACGGAAGCTTTAACTGCAGGGCGTCCAAAAACAACTTCGTTTGTATTGGTAGATCCACTTCCAACTGGCTATCAGTTTGATTTGGAAGCGACTAAGGCTGCAAGCAAAGGTTTTGAAACAAGCTATGACAAAGCTAGTCACACTGTAACCTTTAAGGCTACTGAGGAGACCTTGGCTGCTTTCAATGCAGATTTGACAAAATCCTTTGAGACTCTATATCCAACTGTTGTTGGTCGTGTCTTGAATGATGGGGCGACTTATACAAATAACTTTACCTTGACAGTCAACGATGCCTACGGTGTCAAGTCAAATATTGTTCGTGTAACGACTCCAGGTAAACCAAATGATCCTGACAATCCAAATAACAACTACATCAAGCCTTTGAAAGTTAACAAGAACAAGCAAGGTGTGAATATTGATGGCAAAGAAGTTCTAGCTGGTTCAACGAACTACTATGAACTCACATGGGATTTGGACCAATACAAGGGAGATAAATCTTCTAAAGAAGCGATTCAAAATGGTTTCTACTATGTTGATGATTATCCAGAAGAAGCCTTAACCCTTCAACCAGAATTGGTTAAGATTCGTGATCTAGAAGGCAACCTTGTATCAGGTATCAGTGTTCAACAATTTGATAGTTTAGAAGCTGCGCCTAAGAAGGTTCAAGAGCTGTTGAAGAAAGCCAACATCACTGTTAAAGGTGCTTTCCAACTCTTCTCAGCTGATAATCCAGCTGAATTCTACAAGAACTATGTAGCAGCAGGAAAATCATTACTCATCACAGATCCGATGACAGTTAAACCTGAATTTGGGCAAACGGGTGGTAAGTACGAAAACAAAGCCTACCAAATTGATTTTGGAAATGGCTATGCTACAGAAGTAGTTGTCAACAACGTACCGAAAATCACACCGAAAAAAGATGTGACAATCAGTATGGATCCAAGCAGTGACAATATTGATGGCCAAACTATTCCGTTGAACCAGTACTTCAATTATCGTTTAATCGGTGGTTTGATTCCACAAAATCATTCTGAGGACTTGAATGACTATAGTTTTGTAGATGATTATGACCAAAAAGGTGATCAATACACTGGAAATTATAAAGTTCTTGCCAAGGTTGATATCCGATTGAAAGACGGTCGTGTTATTAAGGCAGGGACAGACTTAACAGCTGAAACACAGGTTGAACATGATCAAGATAAGGGAATGATTACCATTCGCTTCAAGGAAGAATTCCTTCAAGAGATTCAGTTGGATTCTCCATTCCAGGCTGAGACTTATATTCAAATGAAACGAATTGCTGTCGGAACCTTTGAAAATACCTATGTAAATACTGTGAACAAAGTTGCTTATGCTTCAAATACAGTTCGTACGACAACGCCAGAACCTAAGAAACCAGAGGAGCCAACAACTCCTACTCCAAATCCAAAAGGAAACCCTACTCTACCTCAAACAGGTACAAATGATTCAAGCTACATGCCATATCTTGGTCTAGCAGCTTTAGTAGGAGTTTTAGGACTTGGTCAGTTGAAACGTAAAGAAGACGAAAGCAACTAA
- a CDS encoding FUSC family protein — MSYFKKYKFDKSQFKLGMRTFKTGIAVFIVLLIFGFFGWKGLQIGALTAVFSLRESFDKSVHFGTSRILGNSIGGFYALVFFLLNTLFHEAFWVTLLVVPICTMLTIMTNVAMNNKAGVIGGVAAMLIITLSIPSGETFLYVFARVFETFMGVFVAILVNYDIEQLKLFWEKKRK; from the coding sequence ATGAGTTATTTTAAAAAATATAAATTTGATAAGTCACAGTTCAAGCTTGGTATGCGAACCTTCAAAACAGGGATAGCTGTATTTATAGTTCTCTTGATTTTTGGTTTTTTTGGCTGGAAGGGGCTTCAAATCGGAGCACTAACAGCGGTCTTCAGTCTACGAGAGAGCTTTGATAAGAGTGTCCATTTTGGAACTTCGCGTATCTTAGGAAATAGCATTGGCGGTTTTTACGCCCTTGTCTTTTTCCTCTTAAACACTTTATTTCATGAAGCCTTTTGGGTAACCTTACTAGTTGTCCCGATTTGCACCATGTTAACCATTATGACAAATGTTGCCATGAACAACAAGGCAGGAGTTATCGGTGGTGTAGCGGCTATGTTGATTATTACCCTATCAATACCGAGCGGAGAAACATTTTTGTACGTGTTTGCGCGCGTATTTGAAACATTTATGGGAGTTTTTGTCGCAATCCTTGTTAATTATGATATTGAGCAACTGAAACTCTTTTGGGAGAAAAAAAGAAAATAA
- the glnR gene encoding transcriptional repressor GlnR, producing the protein MKEREFRRNMAVFPIGSVMKLTDLSARQIRYYEDQELIKPDRNEGNRRMYSLNDMDRLLEIKDYISEGHNIAAIKKKYAEREAKSKKAVSQTEVRRALHNELLQQGRFASVRSPFGRG; encoded by the coding sequence ATGAAGGAAAGAGAATTTCGCCGAAATATGGCTGTTTTTCCTATCGGCAGTGTTATGAAATTGACCGATCTCTCGGCGCGTCAGATTCGTTATTATGAAGATCAAGAGTTGATCAAACCTGATCGAAACGAAGGAAACCGTCGCATGTATTCGTTGAATGACATGGATCGTCTACTTGAAATCAAAGATTATATCTCTGAAGGTCATAATATTGCTGCGATTAAGAAAAAATATGCTGAACGCGAGGCGAAGTCCAAGAAAGCCGTGAGTCAGACGGAAGTGCGTCGCGCACTCCACAATGAACTCCTCCAGCAAGGGCGCTTTGCTTCAGTACGGTCACCCTTTGGTCGCGGTTAG
- the glnA gene encoding type I glutamate--ammonia ligase: MPITAADIRREVKEKNVTFIRLMFSDILGTMKNVEIPATDEQLDKVLSNKAMFDGSSIEGFVRINESDMYLYPDLDTWTVFPWGDENGSVAGLICDVYTTEGEPFAGDPRGNLKRALSHMEEVGFKSFNLGPEPEFFLFKLDENGDPTLEVNDKGGYFDLAPTDLADNTRREIVNVLTKMGFEVEASHHEVAVGQHEIDFKYDEVLRACDKIQIFKLVVKTIARKHGLYATFMAKPKFGIAGSGMHCNMSLFDAEGNNAFFDPNDSKGMQLSETAYHFLGGLIKHAYNYTAIMNPTVNSYKRLVPGYEAPVYIAWAGRNRSPLVRVPASRGMGTRLELRSVDPMANPYIAMAVLLEVGLHGIENKIEAPAPIEENIYIMTAEERKEAGITDLPSTLHNALKALTEDEVVKAALGEHIYTSFLEAKRIEWASYATFVSQWEIDNYLDLY, from the coding sequence ATGCCAATCACAGCTGCAGATATTCGTCGTGAAGTCAAGGAAAAAAATGTTACCTTTATCCGTCTCATGTTTTCAGATATTCTGGGAACCATGAAAAACGTCGAAATTCCTGCTACAGATGAACAGTTAGATAAGGTCTTGTCAAACAAAGCCATGTTTGATGGCTCTTCTATTGAAGGTTTTGTACGTATCAATGAGTCAGATATGTACTTGTACCCAGACTTGGATACATGGACAGTCTTCCCTTGGGGAGATGAAAATGGAAGTGTTGCAGGTTTGATCTGTGATGTCTATACAACAGAAGGCGAACCCTTTGCAGGTGACCCACGTGGTAATCTGAAGCGTGCACTTAGTCATATGGAAGAAGTAGGATTCAAATCCTTCAACCTTGGTCCAGAACCAGAATTCTTCCTATTTAAGTTGGATGAAAATGGGGATCCGACTCTTGAAGTAAATGACAAGGGTGGCTACTTCGACTTGGCCCCTACTGACCTTGCAGACAATACGCGTCGTGAAATCGTGAATGTCTTGACCAAAATGGGATTTGAAGTAGAAGCGAGTCACCACGAGGTTGCGGTTGGACAACATGAAATTGACTTCAAGTATGATGAAGTCCTCCGTGCCTGTGACAAGATTCAAATCTTTAAACTCGTTGTTAAAACCATTGCTCGCAAACATGGCCTTTACGCAACCTTTATGGCTAAACCGAAATTTGGTATTGCTGGCTCAGGTATGCACTGTAATATGTCCTTGTTTGATGCGGAAGGAAACAATGCCTTCTTTGATCCAAATGATTCAAAAGGAATGCAGTTATCTGAAACTGCCTACCATTTCCTTGGTGGTTTGATCAAGCATGCTTACAACTATACTGCTATCATGAACCCAACAGTTAACTCATACAAACGTTTGGTTCCAGGTTATGAAGCGCCTGTTTACATTGCTTGGGCTGGTCGTAACCGTTCGCCACTTGTGCGCGTACCAGCTTCACGTGGTATGGGAACTCGTCTTGAGTTGCGTTCAGTGGACCCGATGGCAAACCCATACATCGCTATGGCAGTTCTATTGGAAGTTGGTTTGCATGGTATTGAAAACAAAATCGAAGCACCAGCTCCTATCGAAGAAAATATCTACATCATGACAGCAGAAGAGCGTAAGGAAGCTGGAATCACTGATCTTCCATCAACTCTTCATAACGCCTTGAAAGCTTTGACAGAAGATGAAGTGGTCAAGGCAGCCCTAGGTGAACACATCTACACTAGTTTCCTTGAAGCCAAACGTATCGAGTGGGCTAGCTATGCGACCTTTGTTTCACAATGGGAAATTGATAATTATCTTGATTTGTATTAA